A part of Sugiyamaella lignohabitans strain CBS 10342 chromosome D, complete sequence genomic DNA contains:
- the AEP3 gene encoding Aep3p (Peripheral mitochondrial inner membrane protein; may facilitate use of unformylated tRNA-Met in mitochondrial translation initiation; stabilizes the bicistronic AAP1-ATP6 mRNA; GO_component: GO:0005737 - cytoplasm [Evidence IDA] [PMID 11914276]; GO_component: GO:0019898 - extrinsic component of membrane [Evidence IDA] [PMID 14742425]; GO_component: GO:0016020 - membrane [Evidence IEA]; GO_component: GO:0005743 - mitochondrial inner membrane [Evidence IEA,IEA]; GO_component: GO:0005743 - mitochondrial inner membrane [Evidence IDA] [PMID 14742425]; GO_component: GO:0005739 - mitochondrion [Evidence IEA]; GO_component: GO:0005739 - mitochondrion [Evidence IDA] [PMID 14562095]; GO_function: GO:0003674 - molecular_function [Evidence ND]; GO_process: GO:0016071 - mRNA metabolic process [Evidence IMP] [PMID 14742425]; GO_process: GO:0070124 - mitochondrial translational initiation [Evidence IGI] [PMID 19843529]), with protein sequence MKNVSGQVLFPVARSLRRSFLVHRRTASTSTHGQHVPEKSDPTSDLVADVGKSATDSLEKTEKLPEKESLQSPNLLQLSPDLPKFYQKLNDELRRYHQLMPLRTSAGDETQSHSQNTLSTLLTMEQEAKIELDQTANANERERQKKKEKEHRQLSRQTQINASPTYIQSIIEVLTSMRTALTSSNNEMVLERKFTSKPLPKFPTQWSREGLVAYLQQLTQYQHTNSKYSSPNGLISSIVKDLLRVNNPSTMNHLSTEAFNIGISYHARISDIRSCRQLFQDMLSSGISVNTDTYNILLMSCRYRLGNVNDNWKVHPLRVVDGFLKQMRSKGIPANIDTWNIVLGTVPEGSNKSRVLTEMSKKNVPLSRRGLATCVGDIVQQVGPKLAMVYLDKQLEKYNVGIDTVNTIISGLLNDDKLKADKAGIKFTPSVETVDVAWKYLHYAISKWDLTPSTSVLNTFGRFFAANGKLDWFIGLYSAMVSHPEWNIQPNCITYQYLLEAAVRVPFHPYKYEMVETINRISYKVPRTKQYQNWLLRAKTQFDYYNSLNLLSKNTFSMNRHATPETTQNFVQAQHILKWADQTFKPDYTNVLPRLQIAKLLNLFPSDIPAEETQQHTRQSRRVYSQTTKQFRATTSTQETATKQRLIRKGPYQKYIDDLEEEGLIEG encoded by the coding sequence ATGAAAAATGTTTCTGGCCAGGTGCTGTTTCCTGTAGCCCGGTCTCTGAGACGCAGTTTTTTGGTTCACAGAAGGACAGCTTCCACTTCGACTCATGGCCAGCATGTGCCAGAAAAGTCTGATCCGACTTCGGATCTGGTCGCCGATGTGGGAAAGTCAGCGACTGATTCTTTAGAAAAAACTGAAAAGTTACCAGAAAAGGAATCTTTGCAGTCTCCAAATCTACTACAATTGTCGCCAGATCTGCCAAAGTTCTATCAAAAGTTGAATGATGAGCTGCGACGATACCATCAACTGATGCCGTTAAGGACGTCGGCTGGAGATGAGACTCAAAGCCATAGTCAAAACACGCTGTCGACTCTTTTGACTATGGAGCAAGAAGCTAAAATAGAACTCGACCAAActgcaaatgcaaatgaAAGAGAAcgacagaagaagaaagaaaaagaacatCGACAGTTGTCGAGACAGACTCAAATCAACGCATCACCCACATATATCCAGTCTATTATTGAAGTGTTAACATCAATGCGGACAGCACTGACTTCGTCTAATAATGAAATGGTTTTAGAGCGAAAGTTCACTTCGAAACCGCTGCCAAAGTTCCCTACTCAATGGTCCAGAGAAGGACTGGTTGCatatcttcaacaactcACCCAATATCAGCATACAAATTCTAAATATTCGTCGCCAAATGGCCTGATATCTTCAATAGTGAAAGATTTGCTACGAGTTAATAATCCCAGTACCATGAACCATTTGTCTACTGAAGCATTTAACATTGGTATTTCCTATCACGCAAGAATCAGCGACATTCGCAGTTGTCGCCAGCTGTTCCAAGACATGTTATCGTCAGGAATATCTGTAAATACTGACACGTacaatattttattaatgTCATGCCGATATCGACTTGGAAATGTTAATGATAACTGGAAAGTCCATCCTCTCCGCGTTGTGGATGGATTTCTTAAACAAATGAGATCCAAGGGCATTCCTGCTAATATTGATACCTGGAATATCGTCTTAGGAACTGTCCCTGAAGGGTCGAACAAGTCTCGAGTTCTAACTGAAATGTCAAAAAAGAATGTTCCGTTAAGTCGTAGAGGACTAGCGACTTGTGTAGGAGATATTGTGCAACAGGTAGGCCCAAAGCTTGCCATGGTCTACCTCGATAAGCAGCTTGAAAAGTACAATGTTGGCATAGACACTGTTAATACAATAATCAGTGGGCTGTTGAATGACGATAAATTAAAAGCTGACAAAGCCGGTATTAAGTTCACTCCTTCAGTTGAAACAGTTGATGTCGCTTGGAAATACCTGCATTACGCCATCAGTAAATGGGATTTGACTCCTAGCACCAGTGTTTTGAATACATTTGGCAGATTCTTTGCTGCTAATGGGAAACTCGACTGGTTTATTGGACTTTATAGTGCCATGGTTTCACATCCAGAATGGAACATCCAGCCCAACTGTATCACCTACCAGTACTTGttagaagcagcagttcGTGTTCCGTTTCATCCATATAAGTACGAGATGGTTGAAACAATCAATCGCATCTCATATAAAGTGCCTCGAACGAAACAGTATCAGAATTGGCTTCTTCGAGCCAAAACACAGTTTGACTATTACAATTCTCTGAACCTGCTTTCTAAAAACACATTCTCCATGAACCGACATGCGACCCCAGAAACGACCCAAAACTTCGTCCAAGCACAGCATATCTTAAAATGGGCTGACCAAACCTTCAAACCAGACTACACCAATGTCCTCCCACGGCTTCAAATTGCCAAACTGCTCAACCTCTTCCCCTCCGATATTCCAGCAGAAGAAACACAACAACACACCCGCCAGAGTCGCCGAGTCTACAGCCAAACCACCAAACAGTTCCGGGCCACGACCTCTACCCAAGAAACGGCCACCAAACAACGGCTCATCCGCAAGGGCCCCTACCAAAAGTACATAGACGACCTCGAAGAGGAGGGGCTCATCGAGGGCTGA
- the NCR1 gene encoding Ncr1p (Vacuolar membrane protein; transits through the biosynthetic vacuolar protein sorting pathway, involved in sphingolipid metabolism; cells lacking Ncr1p exhibit high levels of long chain bases (LCB), similar to the accumulation of high amounts of lipids observed in patients with Neimann-Pick C, a disease caused by loss-of-function mutations in NPC1, the functional ortholog of Ncr1p; GO_component: GO:0000329 - fungal-type vacuole membrane [Evidence IDA] [PMID 14562095]; GO_component: GO:0000329 - fungal-type vacuole membrane [Evidence IDA] [PMID 16138904]; GO_component: GO:0016021 - integral component of membrane [Evidence IEA,IEA]; GO_component: GO:0016021 - integral component of membrane [Evidence ISM] [PMID 12192589]; GO_component: GO:0016020 - membrane [Evidence IEA,IEA]; GO_component: GO:0005774 - vacuolar membrane [Evidence IEA]; GO_component: GO:0005773 - vacuole [Evidence IEA]; GO_function: GO:0008158 - hedgehog receptor activity [Evidence IEA]; GO_function: GO:0046624 - sphingolipid transporter activity [Evidence IMP] [PMID 14970192]; GO_process: GO:0006629 - lipid metabolic process [Evidence IEA]; GO_process: GO:0006869 - lipid transport [Evidence IEA]; GO_process: GO:0007165 - signal transduction [Evidence IEA]; GO_process: GO:0006665 - sphingolipid metabolic process [Evidence IEA]; GO_process: GO:0006665 - sphingolipid metabolic process [Evidence IMP] [PMID 14970192]; GO_process: GO:0006810 - transport [Evidence IEA]): MNFPWLNKTDEDSRDPEGVKRSDVDMHSCGDEDERYRCACSDCSVACPELEPVRDGGKGRLAVSRCTLFGGRVLCFSLAVWVVYVILLSFLLMGLWGYRLVRGRVVKANESLSLLYDDGEIDSEDEYEDDFYQRPAFLRRHSIGTRRTSDGLEEDDDYDDDDDDANDNRRVANVIYNPRHHHSTAPYKLNTVLQDGFSRLGLICASFPAVVISFSLLVVVILSFGLIRFQLEIDPVKLWVSPTSLEYSEKQHFDSNFGPFYRAQQMYLVNDTGPVLSDYGTLQWWFSVEERIGRLRSSHYGVSYNDLCLKPLGDACVIQSVTQYFGGDINAVPENWQDKLQSCADSPVSCLPPFQQPLKKEMVFGGYIGDDVITSKALVISLVVENSDDPEKLAVAQEWEELLEMFLFSVQKEAAYRGLRLSFNVEISLEKELNKSSNTDVRIVVLSYVFMFLYASLALGSVTPQLSRRYLVKSKFSLGLFGIFVVLLSVISSVGLFSYFGIKCTLIIAEVIPFLILAVGVDNIFLLTHGLETVNLTHPNLSIEERLALALGHVGPSILLSTLCEVSAFALGASVAMPAVRNFAIYSAGAVFFNSLLQMTMFMSALSLDQRRSEDDRADCFPCIRIPRISGISRPSFSSFTARVLSSPSIFDGQPGPLPSGNHGGTNVFSDIIRKKYAPYILSPQVKPIVIAIFTGWLAISLSLLPHIELGLDQRLAVPSDSYLVDYFNDLYDYFGSGPPVYFVTHDFKVTDRSSQQALCGRFSTCKEFSLMNILEQERKRPAVSYINDPAASWIDDFLQWLNPDLDDCCRFKKGTNETEVCAPHASPRTCEVCYLDKKWDITMGGLPNGDEEFLKYFNIWIEAPSDPCPLGGKAPYSHSVVVDDDSSSISTSNFRTAHTPLRSQSDFINAYASARRIAQSIEDHTGVPTYPYSTFYIFFAQYSTIIYDTFRLLSVALFITFILSTILLGSIRTAFSVCIVVACIVTNIGGIMALWDISLNAVSLVNLVICVGIGIEFCIHVARAYTFTPRMDIAGYTAVSKEMRAFNALTGVGGSVFGGIALTKLIGVCVLAFTRSKIFEVYYFRMWTALVLVASTHSLVFLPVVLTYIGGRGYLIDGGDEGVPGDLASRLYGSEENYGTEPEEDFLD; this comes from the coding sequence ATGAACTTTCCCTGGTTGAATAAAACGGACGAAGATAGCAGAGATCCAGAAGGTGTGAAGAGAAGCGATGTGGATATGCATAGCTGTGGAGACGAGGACGAACGTTACAGATGTGCGTGTTCCGACTGTTCAGTCGCTTGTCCCGAATTAGAACCTGTGAGAGACGGTGGCAAAGGTCGACTGGCTGTAAGCAGATGTACGCTGTTTGGCGGAAGGGTGTTGTGTTTCTCGTTGGCTGTGTGGGTGGTTTATGTGATTTTACTGAGTTTCCTGTTGATGGGTCTGTGGGGGTATAGATTAGTTCGAGGACGAGTTGTTAAGGCTAATGAGTCGTTGAGCCTGCTCTATGATGACGGTGAAATTGATTCAGAAGATGAGTATGAAGACGATTTTTACCAACGACCAGCATTTCTCAGACGTCACAGTATAGGAACGAGGAGGACGAGTGATGGATTGGAGGAAGACGATGATtatgacgacgatgacgatgacgcCAATGATAATAGAAGAGTAGCAAATGTCATTTATAACCCCCGTCACCACCACAGCACCGCTCCATACAAATTAAACACAGTGCTACAAGACGGGTTTTCACGGCTGGGGTTGATATGTGCTAGCTTTCCAGCCGTAGTGATATCGTTTTccttgttggtggtggtcatACTGTCGTTTGGGTTGATCCGGTTCCAACTGGAGATAGATCCTGTCAAGTTATGGGTCAGTCCGACCTCTTTAGAGTACTCTGAGAAACAGCATTTTGACAGTAATTTCGGGCCGTTTTACCGTGCACAACAAATGTATCTTGTCAATGATACCGGTCCTGTGCTATCCGACTATGGTACATTACAATGGTGGTTCAGTGTGGAAGAACGGATTGGCCGGCTGCGCAGTAGCCATTATGGAGTTTCTTATAACGATCTTTGTTTGAAGCCACTAGGAGATGCTTGTGTGATTCAGTCAGTGACACAGTATTTCGGTGGAGATATCAATGCGGTACCGGAAAACTGGCAAGACAAGCTTCAGTCGTGTGCTGATTCTCCTGTTAGCTGCCTGCCGCCGTTTCAACAGCCACTGAAAAAGGAAATGGTCTTTGGTGGGTATATTGGCGACGATGTAATTACGTCTAAAGCATTGGTAATTTCGTTGGTGGTAGAGAATTCGGATGATCCGGAAAAGTTGGCAGTGGCCCAGGAGTGGGAAGAGTTGTTAGaaatgtttttgttttccgttcaaaaagaagcagcatACCGAGGTCTGAGATTGTCTTTTAATGTAGAGATATCTCTAGAAAAAGAGCTCAACAAATCAAGTAACACAGATGTGAGAATCGTTGTGTTATCATATGTGTTTATGTTTTTATATGCATCGCTGGCACTTGGTAGCGTGACCCCTCAGTTGAGTCGTAGATACCTCGTCAAGTCGAAATTTTCACTTGGTCTGTTTGGAATCTTTGTTGTTCTCCTGTCGGTAATTTCGTCAGTAGGTCTTTTTTCATATTTTGGAATCAAATGTACCCTTATTATCGCCGAAGTTATTCCATTTCTTATCCTAGCAGTTGGTGTGGATAATATATTCCTGCTGACACATGGCTTGGAAACTGTGAATTTGACCCATCCGAACCTGTCCATTGAGGAACGACTTGCTCTGGCACTTGGTCATGTTGGGCCTAGCATTCTGCTGTCGACTTTATGTGAAGTTTCGGCGTTTGCTCTTGGTGCGTCAGTGGCCATGCCAGCAGTACGAAACTTTGCCATCTATTCAGCAGGAGCAGTGTTCTTCAACTCGCTTCTACAAATGACAATGTTTATGTCGGCACTATCACTAGATCAAAGGCGGTCAGAAGATGATCGAGCTGATTGTTTTCCATGCATTCGCATTCCACGCATTTCGGGAATCTCGCGACCctcgttttcttctttcacAGCTCGAGTACTGAGCTCACCAAGTATATTCGATGGACAGCCAGGACCTCTACCATCAGGAAACCATGGAGGAACAAATGTGTTTTCTGATATTATTAGGAAAAAGTATGCTCCATACATACTATCTCCCCAGGTTAAACCTATTGTTATTGCCATATTCACAGGATGGCTGGCCATTTCTCTGTCGTTACTGCCTCATATTGAGCTAGGACTTGATCAGAGACTAGCTGTCCCATCTGATTCGTATTTGGTTGACTATTTCAATGATCTGTACGACTATTTCGGATCCGGGCCTCCTGTTTACTTTGTTACACATGACTTCAAAGTTACTGACAGATCCTCTCAACAAGCTCTATGCGGAAGATTCTCGACATGCAAAGAATTCTCGCTCATGAATATTCTTGAACAAGAACGAAAACGTCCTGCTGTGTCATATATCAACGACCCCGCTGCCAGTTGGATCGATGATTTCCTACAGTGGCTTAACCCGGACTTGGACGACTGTTGTCGGTTTAAAAAGGGCACTAATGAAACCGAAGTATGTGCTCCCCATGCATCTCCTCGCACTTGTGAGGTGTGTTATCTGGACAAAAAATGGGATATAACCATGGGTGGTCTACCTAATGGAGACGAAGAGTTTCTCAAATACTTCAACATTTGGATTGAAGCGCCTTCCGATCCATGTCCTCTCGGCGGTAAAGCTCCATATAGCCATAGTGTGGTTGTTGACGATGACAGTTCCAGCATTTCTACATCCAACTTTCGAACTGCTCACACTCCACTACGGTCGCAGTCAGATTTCATCAATGCATACGCTTCGGCGAGACGAATCGCCCAATCAATCGAAGACCATACTGGAGTTCCTACCTATCCGTACTCTACTTTCTACATCTTCTTTGCCCAGTACTCAACAATTATCTATGATACTTTCCGACTACTGTCGGTGGCCctatttattacttttATCCTTTCTACAATCCTGTTAGGTTCTATAAGGACGGCATTTTCTGTTTGCATTGTGGTTGCCTGTATAGTGACAAATATCGGTGGTATCATGGCATTGTGGGATATCTCGCTCAATGCAGTGTCTCTGGTCAATTTAGTTATTTGTGTTGGTATTGGAATCGAGTTTTGCATTCATGTTGCTCGAGCTTATACATTCACACCTCGTATGGACATTGCAGGCTACACGGCCGTTTCGAAGGAAATGCGGGCTTTTAACGCTCTCactggtgttggtggatCTGTATTTGGAGGAATTGCCTTGACAAAACTTATCGGTGTCTGTGTATTGGCATTCACGCGATCCAAGATTTTTgaagtttattatttccgAATGTGGACTGCTCTTGTTCTCGTAGCCTCTACACACAGTCTAGTGTTCTTACCAGTCGTGCTCACGTATATTGGAGGTCGTGGGTACTTAATAGACGGAGGTGATGAGGGCGTACCTGGAGATCTGGCCTCTAGACTTTACGGTTCTGAAGAAAACTACGGTACCGAACCTGAAGAGGACTTCCTTGATTAA
- the HMT1 gene encoding protein-arginine omega-N methyltransferase HMT1 (Nuclear SAM-dependent mono- and asymmetric methyltransferase; modifies hnRNPs, including Npl3p and Hrp1p, affecting their activity and nuclear export; methylates U1 snRNP protein Snp1p and ribosomal protein Rps2p; interacts genetically with genes encoding components of Rpd3(L) and this interaction is important for Rpd3 recruitment to the subtelomeric region; GO_component: GO:0005634 - nucleus [Evidence IDA] [PMID 8668183]; GO_function: GO:0008168 - methyltransferase activity [Evidence IEA,IEA]; GO_function: GO:0035242 - protein-arginine omega-N asymmetric methyltransferase activity [Evidence IDA,IMP] [PMID 8647869]; GO_function: GO:0035241 - protein-arginine omega-N monomethyltransferase activity [Evidence IDA,IMP] [PMID 8647869]; GO_function: GO:0016740 - transferase activity [Evidence IEA]; GO_process: GO:0006406 - mRNA export from nucleus [Evidence IGI] [PMID 10952997]; GO_process: GO:0006406 - mRNA export from nucleus [Evidence IGI] [PMID 8668183]; GO_process: GO:0032259 - methylation [Evidence IEA]; GO_process: GO:0060567 - negative regulation of DNA-templated transcription, termination [Evidence IMP] [PMID 20053728]; GO_process: GO:0018216 - peptidyl-arginine methylation [Evidence IMP] [PMID 18515076]; GO_process: GO:0018216 - peptidyl-arginine methylation [Evidence IMP] [PMID 20035717]; GO_process: GO:0018216 - peptidyl-arginine methylation [Evidence IDA] [PMID 22997150]; GO_process: GO:0018216 - peptidyl-arginine methylation [Evidence IDA,IMP] [PMID 8647869]; GO_process: GO:0032968 - positive regulation of transcription elongation from RNA polymerase II promoter [Evidence IMP] [PMID 20053728]; GO_process: GO:0006479 - protein methylation [Evidence IEA]), with the protein MSDSMTDVSPAPEASNGDLNYSDQHYFNSYDHFGIHEEMLKDDVRTTSYRNAIYQNRHMFKDKVVLDVGCGTGILSMFAARSGAKHVIGVDMSNIIHMARKIVDLNGFSNKITLLHGKMEEVELPYPKVDIIISEWMGYFLLYESMLDTVLIARDKYLVEGGLIFPDKATIYAAAIEDGDYKEEKIGFWNDVYGFDYSPFQELALADPLVDTVELRAVITDPCPIFDLDLYTITIEDLAFSREFSLKARRDDIAHAIVAWFDIEFSKCHKPIKFSTGPHAKYTHWKQTVFYLADEVLIKNGEYITGRLTSGPNSENPRNLDITITHKLETEDEKRKSEGEAHYVMK; encoded by the coding sequence ATGTCGGATTCCATGACTGACGTATCTCCAGCTCCTGAGGCATCTAATGGTGACCTTAACTACTCGGACCAACACTACTTCAACTCTTATGACCATTTTGGTATCCATGAAGAGATGTTGAAGGATGATGTTCGTACCACTTCGTACCGCAATGCCATCTATCAAAATAGACACATGTTCAAAGACAAGGTTGTCCTCGATGTTGGTTGTGGTACCGGTATTCTCTCTATGTTTGCTGCTAGATCTGGTGCCAAGCATGTCATTGGTGTTGATATGTCAAACATTATCCACATGGCCCGTAAAATTGTAGACTTGAACGGATTTTCCAACAAAATCACTCTTCTTCATGGTAAAATGGAGGAGGTCGAGCTTCCATATCCCAAGGTTGATATCATTATCTCCGAATGGATGGGTTACTTCTTATTATATGAATCTATGTTGGACACTGTGTTGATTGCCCGTGACAAGTATCTCGTGGAAGGAGGTCTCATTTTCCCTGACAAAGCCACCATCtatgctgctgccattgaagACGGCGATTACAAGGAGGAGAAGATTGGCTTCTGGAACGATGTCTATGGATTTGACTACAGTCCCTTCCAAGAACTTGCCCTTGCAGACCCTCTTGTTGACACTGTTGAGCTGCGTGCTGTGATCACTGACCCCTGTCCTATTTTCGATCTTGACTTGTACACTATTACTATTGAAGACCTTGCCTTTTCCAGAGAGTTTAGCCTCAAAGCCAGACGTGATGACATTGCTCATGCCATTGTTGCATGGTTCGACATTGAATTCTCCAAATGCCACAAACCCATCAAGTTCTCTACTGGTCCCCATGCCAAGTACACTCACTGGAAGCAAACCGTGTTCTATCTCGCCGACGAGGTTCTCATCAAAAACGGCGAGTACATCACCGGTCGTCTGACCAGCGGTCCCAACTCCGAAAACCCCCGTAACCTGGATATCACCATCACACACAAGCTTGAGACCGAGGACGAAAAACGCAAGAGCGAGGGAGAGGCCCACTATGTCATGAAATAA